In Streptomyces sp. NBC_00414, a single window of DNA contains:
- a CDS encoding amino acid ABC transporter permease, with amino-acid sequence MSSHTLLKVAAPEDAVPSRIVPRRRLGQWTAAGLVLILLGLAVNSVARNKAFQWDVVGDYFTSASVLRGLGLTLWLTALVMALGFALGALLAAGRLSANPVLRAVSWGYIWLFRSMPILVQLLFWFNIGALYPTLFGVRTVNLLGPVTVAIIGLTLHEAAYAAEVVRGGILSVDRGQIEAAEALGLSRWRRWWKIVLPQAMRSIVPPAGNMLIGTLKGTSIISVIAVQDLLYSVQLVYHRTYQVIPLLMVATLWYIIVTSVLSVGQYYVERHYGRGSERTR; translated from the coding sequence ATGTCCTCGCACACCCTCCTCAAGGTGGCCGCACCGGAAGACGCGGTGCCCTCGCGCATCGTCCCCCGGCGCCGGCTCGGCCAGTGGACCGCCGCGGGCCTCGTCCTGATCCTGCTCGGGCTCGCCGTCAACTCCGTCGCACGCAACAAGGCGTTCCAGTGGGACGTGGTCGGCGACTACTTCACCTCGGCGTCGGTGCTGCGCGGCCTCGGACTCACCCTCTGGCTGACCGCGCTCGTCATGGCGCTCGGCTTCGCCCTCGGCGCGCTGCTCGCCGCGGGCCGGCTCTCCGCCAACCCCGTGCTGCGCGCGGTGAGTTGGGGGTACATCTGGCTCTTCAGGTCGATGCCGATCCTGGTGCAACTCCTGTTCTGGTTCAACATCGGCGCGCTCTACCCGACCCTCTTCGGCGTCAGGACGGTGAACCTCCTCGGCCCGGTCACGGTCGCGATCATCGGGCTCACCCTCCACGAGGCCGCGTACGCCGCCGAGGTCGTACGCGGCGGCATCCTCTCCGTGGACCGCGGCCAGATCGAGGCCGCCGAGGCGCTCGGGCTGAGCCGGTGGCGCCGCTGGTGGAAGATCGTGCTGCCGCAGGCCATGCGCTCCATCGTGCCGCCGGCCGGGAACATGCTGATCGGGACGCTCAAGGGCACCTCGATCATCAGCGTGATCGCCGTGCAGGACCTGCTCTACTCCGTGCAGCTCGTCTACCACCGCACCTACCAGGTCATCCCGCTCCTGATGGTGGCCACGCTCTGGTACATCATCGTCACCTCGGTGCTCAGCGTCGGCCAGTACTACGTCGAGCGGCACTACGGGCGCGGTTCGGAGCGCACCCGATGA
- a CDS encoding FAD/NAD(P)-binding protein, producing the protein MSGVRWVRPSLVIVGAGPRGTGLLERIAANAPELYAGSGSDPSGSAASGFDVHLVDPYPPGGGRIWREEQPPLLWMNSQAQDVTMFTDDTVDMAGPVREGPTLHEWAELDGRVFADRQRQGAYMRWVYERTVAALPPGIRVRHHARRAVRVGGPREGRQQVWLEGRPRPLLADLVVLALGHLDAELDKEQQGLAAYARAHDLVHLPPDFTADSDLSPLEPGEPVLVRGFGLAFVDLMVLLTEGRGGRYETDADGELTYRASGREPVLHVGSRRGVPYHSKIGYDWTGERPPLPRFFGPDEVDGLLARPGGFDFRRDVWPLVEKELGFAHYHRLFAAHPDRTAMAWTDFEERYEKCAAGDSAGMRALVASAVPDPADRLDSAALDHPLDGVRHTSYTALQDGLRAYVEGDLSRRHDPAHSPDLAVFLGLLSVYGQLVRLGDIGPWWHGFFSYLASGPPGPRLRQMLALSRAGVLRFLGAGMTVSAADGVFRATSTTVPGEYVEARALVEARLPHPTVERTRDTLLRELYAEGAAATPEGLLAVDPSDGRVLDRSGAPHPRRFALGPHTDARGSGAFTRPRTGGPAFRQNDATARAALAFLRDLSCRATAA; encoded by the coding sequence ATGAGCGGCGTGCGCTGGGTGCGCCCGTCGCTGGTGATCGTCGGAGCCGGGCCGAGGGGCACCGGACTCCTGGAGCGCATCGCCGCCAACGCCCCGGAGTTGTACGCCGGTTCGGGCTCCGACCCTTCGGGCTCCGCCGCCTCGGGCTTCGACGTGCATCTCGTCGACCCGTATCCGCCGGGCGGCGGACGCATCTGGCGTGAGGAGCAGCCACCGCTGCTGTGGATGAACTCGCAGGCCCAGGACGTCACCATGTTCACCGACGACACGGTGGACATGGCCGGACCCGTACGCGAGGGCCCCACCCTGCACGAGTGGGCCGAGCTCGACGGACGCGTCTTCGCGGACCGGCAGCGGCAGGGCGCCTATATGCGCTGGGTGTACGAGCGGACCGTCGCCGCGCTCCCGCCGGGCATCCGGGTCCGTCACCACGCTCGGCGTGCCGTGCGGGTCGGGGGCCCGCGCGAGGGCCGCCAGCAGGTGTGGCTGGAAGGCAGGCCGCGTCCGCTCCTCGCCGACCTCGTCGTCCTCGCGCTCGGCCATCTCGACGCCGAACTCGACAAGGAACAGCAGGGGTTGGCGGCCTACGCCCGGGCCCACGACCTCGTCCACCTGCCGCCGGACTTCACCGCCGACAGCGACCTGTCCCCCCTCGAACCCGGCGAGCCGGTGCTCGTACGCGGCTTCGGGCTCGCCTTCGTCGACCTGATGGTGCTCCTCACGGAAGGGCGCGGGGGCCGCTACGAGACGGACGCGGACGGGGAGTTGACGTACCGGGCGTCCGGGCGCGAGCCCGTGCTGCACGTCGGGTCGCGGCGCGGGGTGCCGTACCACTCGAAGATCGGCTACGACTGGACCGGTGAACGCCCGCCGCTGCCGAGGTTCTTCGGTCCCGACGAGGTGGACGGGCTGCTGGCGCGACCCGGTGGCTTCGACTTCCGGCGGGACGTGTGGCCGCTGGTCGAGAAGGAGCTGGGGTTCGCCCACTACCACCGGCTGTTCGCGGCGCACCCCGACCGCACGGCCATGGCCTGGACGGACTTCGAGGAGAGGTACGAGAAGTGCGCGGCGGGCGACAGCGCCGGGATGCGGGCCCTGGTCGCCTCCGCCGTGCCCGACCCCGCCGACCGGCTGGACTCGGCGGCGCTCGACCACCCGCTGGACGGGGTGCGGCACACCTCGTACACCGCGCTCCAGGACGGGCTGCGGGCATACGTCGAGGGTGACCTGAGCCGGCGGCACGATCCCGCCCACAGCCCGGACCTGGCGGTCTTCCTCGGACTCCTCTCCGTCTACGGGCAGTTGGTGCGGCTCGGCGACATCGGGCCCTGGTGGCACGGCTTCTTCAGCTACCTCGCCTCGGGGCCGCCCGGACCCCGGCTGCGGCAGATGCTCGCCCTGTCACGGGCGGGGGTACTCCGTTTCCTCGGCGCCGGTATGACCGTGTCGGCGGCGGACGGCGTCTTCCGGGCCACCAGCACCACCGTGCCCGGTGAGTACGTCGAGGCCCGCGCGCTCGTCGAGGCACGGCTGCCGCACCCCACGGTCGAGCGGACCCGGGACACCCTGCTGCGCGAGCTGTACGCCGAAGGGGCCGCCGCGACGCCCGAGGGCCTGCTCGCCGTGGACCCCTCCGACGGACGCGTCCTCGACCGCTCCGGCGCCCCGCACCCGCGGCGCTTCGCGCTCGGACCGCACACCGACGCCCGGGGTTCCGGCGCGTTCACCCGGCCCCGTACCGGAGGGCCCGCCTTCCGGCAGAACGACGCCACCGCGCGGGCCGCGCTCGCGTTCCTGCGCGACCTCTCCTGTCGCGCCACCGCCGCGTAA
- a CDS encoding amino acid ABC transporter permease produces MSLTSDPPRTEAPAEPEDYGALKVVPVRHPWRWAAVVVTAVLLAQFAHGLATNPGWEWEVFAEFFTAEVILKAVWVTLQLTAYGTALGFALGIVLAFMRLSESPFLKAVSFAYIWAFRSIPLIVQLLFWFNLAYLYKELKFGIPFGPGFFTFDTMGLVGAMSAAVLGLALHQAAYAAEIVRGGVLAVDSGQLEAAAALGIPRLRQIRRIVLPQAMRSILPNAANEVISLFKGTSIVSVMAIGELFYQVQVIYGRNGRVVPLLMVATAWYILLTTALSVLQHYVERHFAKGSTR; encoded by the coding sequence ATGTCGCTGACCAGTGATCCACCTCGTACCGAAGCGCCGGCCGAACCCGAGGACTACGGCGCGCTCAAGGTGGTGCCCGTCCGGCACCCCTGGCGCTGGGCCGCGGTGGTCGTGACCGCCGTGCTGCTCGCCCAGTTCGCCCACGGGCTCGCGACCAACCCCGGCTGGGAGTGGGAGGTGTTCGCCGAGTTCTTCACCGCCGAGGTGATCCTCAAGGCGGTCTGGGTCACCCTTCAACTCACCGCCTACGGCACGGCGTTGGGCTTCGCGCTGGGGATCGTTCTCGCCTTCATGCGGCTGTCCGAGAGCCCGTTCCTGAAGGCCGTCTCCTTCGCGTACATCTGGGCGTTCCGGTCCATCCCGCTGATCGTGCAGCTGCTCTTCTGGTTCAACCTCGCCTATCTCTACAAGGAGTTGAAGTTCGGCATCCCCTTCGGACCCGGCTTCTTCACCTTCGACACGATGGGGCTGGTCGGCGCGATGAGCGCGGCCGTCCTGGGCCTCGCGCTGCACCAGGCCGCGTACGCCGCCGAGATCGTGCGCGGTGGCGTACTGGCCGTCGACAGCGGGCAGTTGGAGGCCGCCGCCGCGCTGGGCATCCCGCGGCTGCGGCAGATCCGCCGGATCGTGCTGCCGCAGGCGATGCGCTCCATCCTGCCGAACGCCGCCAACGAGGTGATCTCCCTCTTCAAGGGCACCTCCATCGTCTCGGTCATGGCGATCGGCGAACTCTTCTACCAGGTCCAGGTCATCTACGGACGCAACGGCCGGGTCGTGCCGCTGCTCATGGTCGCGACGGCCTGGTACATCCTCCTGACCACCGCGCTCTCCGTCCTCCAGCACTACGTAGAACGACACTTCGCGAAGGGAAGCACCCGATGA
- a CDS encoding amino acid ABC transporter ATP-binding protein — MVDVRSVHKSFGSLEVLKGVDLAVRAGEVTVILGPSGSGKSTLLRTINHLEKVDQGWISVDGSLVGYRRSGDKLYELREREILKQRTRIGFVFQNFNLFPHLTVLENIVEAPVSALKRSRKDVTEAARRLLDRVGLADKADAYPKQLSGGQQQRVAIARALALEPRLLLFDEPTSALDPELVGEVLDVIKDLAHQGTTMIVVTHEIGFAREVADTVVFMDDGRIVEQGAPGDVLDAPKHERTRAFLSKVL; from the coding sequence ATGGTCGACGTCAGGTCCGTCCACAAGAGCTTCGGTTCGCTGGAGGTGCTCAAGGGCGTCGACCTGGCGGTGCGCGCCGGCGAGGTCACCGTCATTCTCGGCCCCTCCGGCTCCGGCAAGTCCACCCTGCTGCGCACCATCAACCACCTGGAGAAGGTCGACCAGGGGTGGATCAGTGTGGACGGTTCACTGGTCGGCTACCGGCGCTCCGGCGACAAGCTGTACGAGCTGCGCGAACGCGAGATCCTCAAGCAGCGCACCCGGATCGGCTTCGTCTTCCAGAACTTCAACCTGTTCCCGCACCTCACGGTGCTGGAGAACATCGTCGAGGCCCCCGTCTCGGCGCTGAAACGGTCCCGCAAGGACGTCACCGAGGCGGCGCGCAGGCTGCTCGACCGGGTCGGACTCGCCGACAAGGCCGACGCCTACCCGAAGCAGCTGTCCGGCGGGCAGCAGCAGCGCGTGGCCATCGCCCGGGCGCTCGCCCTGGAGCCCAGGCTGCTCCTCTTCGACGAGCCGACGTCCGCGCTCGACCCCGAACTGGTCGGTGAGGTCCTCGACGTCATCAAGGACCTGGCCCACCAGGGCACCACGATGATCGTCGTCACGCACGAGATCGGCTTCGCCCGTGAGGTCGCGGACACCGTCGTCTTCATGGACGACGGCCGCATCGTCGAA